The Hymenobacter baengnokdamensis genome includes a region encoding these proteins:
- the icd gene encoding NADP-dependent isocitrate dehydrogenase, producing the protein MAEQKITIKNGKLTVPDQPTIPYIEGDGTGPDIWRASQRVFDAAVEKAYGGKKKLVWKEVLAGEKAFKQLNNWLPAETLEAFRDYLVGIKGPLTTPVGGGIRSLNVALRQELDLYACVRPVRYYDGVPSPVKHPELTNMVIFRENTEDIYAGIEYMNGTPQAQKMLEFLQDEMGVKKIRFPESSSFGIKPVSKEGTERLVRAAIKYALEHKLPSVTLVHKGNIMKFTEGAFKTWGYELAEKEFGAKVFTWAQYDKIVAKQGVAVADALQKQAQDQGKLIIKDSIADAFLQQILLRPADYSVVATLNLNGDYISDALAAIVGGIGIAPGANINYLTGHAIFEATHGTAPKYANQDKVNPGSVILSGVMMLEHLGWKEAAALINKGLEAAIESKRVTYDFERQMEGATLLKTSEFGDEIIKNM; encoded by the coding sequence ATGGCAGAGCAAAAAATCACCATTAAGAATGGCAAGCTGACTGTACCCGACCAACCGACCATCCCCTACATCGAGGGCGACGGCACGGGTCCGGACATCTGGCGGGCCTCGCAGCGCGTATTCGATGCCGCGGTAGAAAAAGCCTACGGCGGCAAGAAGAAGCTGGTGTGGAAAGAAGTGCTGGCCGGTGAGAAAGCCTTTAAGCAACTGAATAACTGGCTGCCGGCTGAAACGCTCGAAGCCTTCCGCGACTACCTGGTAGGCATCAAAGGCCCACTCACAACGCCGGTAGGCGGCGGCATTCGCTCGCTGAACGTGGCCCTGCGCCAGGAGCTGGATTTGTACGCCTGCGTGCGCCCCGTGCGCTACTACGACGGCGTGCCCTCGCCCGTGAAGCACCCCGAGCTGACCAACATGGTTATCTTCCGTGAAAACACGGAAGACATCTATGCCGGCATCGAGTACATGAACGGCACGCCGCAGGCCCAGAAGATGCTCGAATTCCTGCAAGACGAGATGGGCGTGAAGAAGATTCGCTTCCCCGAGTCGTCGTCGTTTGGCATCAAGCCGGTGAGCAAGGAAGGCACCGAGCGCCTCGTGCGCGCCGCCATCAAGTATGCCCTCGAGCACAAGCTGCCGTCGGTAACGCTGGTGCACAAGGGCAACATCATGAAATTCACCGAGGGCGCGTTCAAAACCTGGGGCTACGAGCTGGCCGAGAAGGAGTTTGGGGCCAAGGTATTTACCTGGGCGCAGTACGATAAAATCGTGGCTAAGCAAGGCGTGGCCGTGGCCGATGCCCTGCAGAAGCAAGCCCAGGACCAGGGTAAGCTCATCATCAAGGACAGCATCGCCGATGCCTTCCTGCAGCAGATTTTGCTGCGCCCCGCCGATTACTCGGTAGTAGCAACGCTGAACCTGAATGGCGACTACATCTCCGATGCGCTGGCCGCCATCGTGGGCGGTATCGGCATCGCGCCGGGTGCCAATATCAACTACCTCACCGGCCACGCCATCTTTGAGGCTACCCACGGCACCGCGCCCAAGTACGCCAACCAGGACAAGGTGAACCCCGGCTCGGTTATCCTCTCGGGCGTGATGATGCTGGAACACCTGGGCTGGAAAGAAGCCGCCGCCCTCATCAACAAGGGCCTCGAAGCCGCCATCGAAAGCAAGCGCGTCACCTACGACTTCGAGCGCCAGATGGAAGGCGCTACACTGCTCAAAACGAGCGAGTTTGGCGACGAGATTATCAAGAATATGTAG
- a CDS encoding efflux RND transporter permease subunit — MFSKFIRRPVFAIVISIVILLMGGLAIMKLPTSQFPEISPPLVMVSAAYPGASAKVLTESVLIPLEQAVNGVPGMKYMTSDAVSAGEANIQIVFNLGTDPDQAVVNVNTRIAQVLNRLPELVQREGVVVNRVVPNMLMYVNLYSKDKNTDMKYLFNFAGVNMIPELQRLGGIGRASILGSRQYAMRVWLKPDRMRAYNISVDDVMKALGEQSVIGSPGRIGRSDGGQAQSLEYVLSYQGRFNDVEQYKNVVLRANANGENLHLKDVARVELGSEFYDIYSNLNQYPSAAIVLKQTYGSNASDVIKEVKVKLEELRKTFPPGMDYKITYDVSNFLDASIENVIHTLRDAFILVALVVFLFLGDWRSTLIPAIAVPVSLIGSFMAMQAFGLTINMITLFALVLSIGIVVDNAIVVIEAVHAKMEEEHLSPYNAVRKVVGEISGAIIAITIMMTAVFIPVSFMSGPVGIFYRQFSITMATAIVISGLVALTLTPVLCAMILKNNHGQEKKKTPLQRFFDWFNRGFDRLTNAYTGLLSKIVASRLITFAMLIAFALGIWAISARLPAGFIPSEDQGLIYAIVQTPPGTTLEQTNAVSQRLASLAKDVPGIANISTLAGYEVLTEGRGSNAGTCLIDLKPWSERKESIADIIGNLEKKAHEIPGATIEFFEPPAVPGYGAAGGFQLQLLDKTNSGDYKALEKVNEEFMAKLKKRKELAGLFTFFSADYPQYELKIDNDLAMQKGVSIGNAMNTLSIMVGSTYELGFIKYQRFFKVYVQASPEYRRLPEDVLNMWAKNDKGQMVPFSAFMHIVKSQGANEINRYNMYTTASIRGGAAEGYSSGEAIKAVQEVAKELPHGYDIDWGGLSKDEVSRGNESTVIFIVVLVFVYLVLAAQYESFLLPLAVIFSLVAGVFGSFLFIKMFGLANDIYAQVGLVMLVGLLGKNAVLIVEFAALKHEEGMSVRDAAIEGAKVRFRPILMTSFAFIAGLIPLVVATGAGAIGNRTIGSSALGGMLFGTVFGVIIIPGLYYFFGTLAGDNKLIRDENESPVLEGVEPRIKIEEMEPYA; from the coding sequence ATGTTTAGCAAATTCATTCGTAGGCCCGTATTCGCCATTGTTATCTCGATTGTCATCCTGCTCATGGGCGGGCTGGCTATCATGAAGCTGCCAACGTCGCAGTTTCCGGAAATTTCGCCTCCCCTGGTAATGGTGAGCGCAGCCTATCCGGGTGCCAGCGCCAAGGTGCTGACCGAGTCGGTGCTGATTCCGCTGGAACAGGCCGTAAACGGCGTGCCGGGCATGAAGTACATGACCTCCGATGCCGTGAGCGCCGGTGAGGCCAACATCCAGATTGTATTCAACCTGGGTACCGACCCCGACCAGGCCGTGGTAAACGTGAATACCCGCATTGCGCAGGTGCTCAACCGCCTGCCCGAGCTGGTACAGCGCGAAGGCGTAGTGGTAAACCGCGTGGTGCCCAACATGCTCATGTACGTGAACTTGTACTCGAAAGACAAGAACACGGACATGAAGTACCTGTTCAACTTCGCTGGCGTAAACATGATACCTGAGCTGCAGCGCCTCGGTGGCATTGGCCGGGCCAGCATCCTGGGTAGCCGGCAGTACGCCATGCGCGTGTGGCTGAAGCCCGACCGCATGCGCGCCTATAATATCTCGGTCGATGACGTGATGAAGGCGCTGGGCGAGCAGAGTGTTATCGGCTCGCCGGGCCGTATCGGCCGCTCGGATGGCGGGCAGGCGCAGTCGCTCGAATACGTGCTCAGCTACCAGGGCCGCTTCAACGACGTGGAGCAGTATAAGAACGTGGTTTTGCGGGCCAACGCCAACGGCGAGAACCTGCACCTGAAAGACGTAGCCAGGGTGGAGCTGGGCTCGGAGTTTTACGACATCTACTCCAACCTGAACCAGTACCCTTCGGCGGCCATCGTGCTGAAGCAGACCTACGGCAGTAATGCCAGCGACGTAATTAAGGAGGTGAAAGTCAAGCTGGAAGAGCTCAGGAAAACCTTTCCGCCGGGCATGGACTACAAAATCACCTACGACGTATCGAACTTCCTCGACGCCTCGATTGAGAACGTAATCCACACCTTGCGCGACGCTTTTATTCTGGTGGCGCTGGTAGTATTCCTCTTCCTTGGCGACTGGCGCTCGACCCTGATTCCGGCCATCGCCGTGCCGGTATCGCTCATTGGCTCGTTCATGGCCATGCAGGCGTTCGGGTTGACTATCAACATGATTACGCTCTTTGCGCTGGTGCTCTCGATTGGTATCGTGGTCGATAATGCCATTGTGGTGATTGAGGCTGTGCACGCCAAGATGGAGGAAGAGCACCTCTCGCCCTATAATGCGGTGCGCAAGGTGGTGGGCGAAATCAGCGGGGCCATTATCGCCATCACCATCATGATGACGGCCGTGTTCATCCCGGTATCGTTCATGAGCGGCCCGGTGGGTATCTTCTACCGCCAGTTCTCGATTACCATGGCTACGGCCATCGTGATTTCGGGCCTCGTTGCCCTCACGCTGACGCCGGTGCTCTGCGCCATGATTCTGAAGAACAACCACGGCCAGGAAAAGAAGAAAACGCCGTTGCAGCGCTTCTTCGACTGGTTTAACCGGGGCTTCGACCGCCTGACCAACGCCTACACCGGCCTGCTGTCGAAGATTGTGGCCAGCCGACTCATCACCTTCGCCATGCTCATTGCTTTCGCGCTGGGTATCTGGGCCATCTCGGCCAGGCTGCCGGCCGGCTTTATCCCGAGCGAAGACCAGGGCCTGATTTACGCCATTGTGCAGACGCCGCCCGGCACCACGCTGGAGCAAACCAATGCCGTATCGCAGCGCCTCGCCAGTCTGGCCAAAGACGTGCCGGGTATCGCTAATATTTCGACGCTGGCGGGCTACGAAGTGCTTACCGAAGGCCGCGGCTCCAACGCGGGTACCTGTCTGATTGACTTGAAGCCGTGGTCAGAGCGCAAGGAGTCCATTGCCGACATCATTGGCAACCTCGAAAAAAAGGCGCACGAAATTCCGGGTGCGACCATCGAATTCTTTGAGCCGCCGGCAGTGCCGGGCTACGGGGCAGCCGGTGGTTTCCAGCTGCAATTGCTCGATAAAACCAACTCCGGCGACTATAAAGCGCTGGAAAAGGTGAACGAGGAATTTATGGCCAAGCTGAAAAAGCGTAAGGAGCTGGCCGGCCTGTTTACCTTCTTCTCGGCTGATTATCCGCAGTACGAGCTCAAGATTGACAACGACCTGGCTATGCAGAAAGGCGTGAGCATCGGCAACGCCATGAACACGCTCTCCATCATGGTAGGCTCTACCTACGAGCTGGGTTTCATCAAGTACCAGCGCTTCTTTAAGGTATACGTGCAGGCATCGCCCGAGTACCGCCGCCTGCCCGAAGACGTGCTGAACATGTGGGCTAAAAACGACAAGGGGCAAATGGTGCCGTTCTCAGCCTTCATGCACATCGTGAAGTCGCAGGGCGCCAACGAAATCAACCGGTACAATATGTACACCACGGCCTCCATCCGGGGTGGCGCGGCCGAGGGCTACAGCTCGGGTGAAGCCATTAAGGCAGTGCAGGAAGTAGCCAAAGAGCTGCCGCACGGCTACGACATCGACTGGGGCGGCTTGTCGAAAGACGAGGTTTCGCGCGGCAACGAGTCGACCGTTATTTTCATTGTCGTGCTGGTATTCGTGTACCTGGTGCTCGCCGCTCAGTACGAAAGCTTCCTGCTGCCGCTGGCCGTAATCTTCTCGCTGGTAGCCGGGGTGTTCGGCTCGTTCCTGTTCATCAAGATGTTTGGCCTGGCCAACGACATCTACGCCCAGGTAGGCCTGGTAATGCTGGTGGGTCTGCTGGGTAAGAACGCCGTACTTATCGTCGAGTTCGCGGCCCTGAAGCACGAAGAAGGCATGTCGGTGCGCGATGCAGCCATCGAAGGCGCCAAAGTGCGTTTCCGGCCTATTCTGATGACGTCGTTTGCCTTCATCGCCGGCCTTATTCCGCTGGTGGTGGCTACCGGCGCGGGTGCTATCGGCAACCGCACCATCGGTAGCTCGGCCTTGGGGGGTATGCTGTTTGGTACCGTGTTCGGGGTAATTATCATCCCTGGCCTGTATTACTTCTTCGGCACGCTGGCCGGCGACAACAAGCTGATTCGGGATGAGAATGAGTCGCCGGTACTTGAAGGCGTAGAGCCCCGGATTAAAATTGAAGAAATGGAGCCTTATGCGTAA
- a CDS encoding M16 family metallopeptidase, with translation MNFYLCAPIKIPRALTGKFVKRPLLLLLPALAALGLTTQCQSSKPAVMAAAVAPASVPTAPREYRYETAPNDPLGVRVYKLDNGLTVYLSDYKNAPRIQTYIAVRAGSKNDPAAATGLAHYLEHMVFKGTSRLGTKDWSKEKPELDKIEALYETYRGERNDPVARKRTYHQIDSISGVAARYAVPNEYDKLMGSIGSKGSNAHTSNEETVYQEDIPSNQLEKWAAVQSERFQEMVPRLFHTELEAVYEEKNRGLDSDFNKEFEALNASLYPTHPYGTQTTIGTIEHLQNPSITEIKKYFGQYYVPNNIALCLSGDLDYDQTIRLIDKYFGDLKSKPVPTFVAPVEKPITAPIVKEVIGPQSENVMLGYRLPGKATRDALRLRMLDKILTNGQAGLVDLDLNQQQRVLNSATFADLNDDYSTHVLYGTPRQGQKLEEVRTLLLGELEKVKRGDFPDWLIPAIVNNDKLTRTKSYESNEARASALYESFIERVSWADYLKQNEDFATITKAEVIKFANDNYSQNYVTVFKRTGQDSNKVKVVKPAITPVPANRDAASAYYTEIAKLPSTELKPVFVDYKKDIQTAEIKPGLPLYYTKNSENGLFSLFYAIDLGNNNNPLLDVATDYLQYLGTGQYSAAQLQQEFYKLGCSFAVSSSQDRVLISLSGLDSNLEPAMTLFEQLLNNPRPDAAALKNQVAGILKQRQDAKLNKAVILNQAMLSYAKYGPRNPFTNNVPEAQLKALKPEQLTALLKSLPTYQHRVLYYGPREIASITNVVRYEHLTPATLKPTPPAKDFAEQPLKEKKVYWVDYKMVQAEILFLTKGDIYDRTMAPTVALYNEYFGGGMGSIVFQDLRESKALAYSAMSRYANADKTGRSNYILSYIGTQSDKLPEAMAGMEGLLTDMPLADANLAIAKQSIRNSIATDRITHEGVLLSYERARRLGLDYDLRRDVYDQTQNMTFAELQKFQQAKIRGQNQVILVIGSKDRLNFKELAKYGTVQQLTLKEIFGY, from the coding sequence ATGAACTTCTACCTTTGTGCCCCTATTAAAATCCCCCGCGCTCTGACTGGTAAGTTTGTGAAAAGACCGTTGCTGCTTCTGCTGCCTGCCCTGGCAGCGCTGGGCCTGACCACCCAGTGTCAATCGAGCAAGCCTGCCGTGATGGCCGCGGCGGTTGCTCCGGCTTCGGTGCCAACGGCCCCCAGGGAATACCGCTACGAAACCGCGCCCAACGACCCGCTGGGCGTGCGCGTGTACAAGCTCGATAATGGCCTCACGGTCTACCTGTCTGACTACAAGAATGCGCCGCGTATCCAAACGTATATAGCAGTGCGCGCCGGCTCCAAAAACGACCCTGCTGCCGCCACCGGCCTGGCGCACTACCTCGAGCACATGGTGTTTAAAGGTACTTCGCGGCTCGGCACCAAAGACTGGAGCAAGGAAAAGCCGGAGTTGGATAAGATTGAGGCCCTGTACGAAACGTACCGCGGCGAGCGCAACGACCCAGTGGCCCGCAAGCGCACCTACCATCAGATTGACTCTATCTCGGGGGTGGCGGCGCGCTACGCCGTGCCCAACGAGTACGACAAGCTCATGGGCAGCATCGGCTCGAAGGGCTCGAACGCGCATACTTCGAACGAAGAAACTGTTTACCAGGAGGATATCCCGAGCAACCAGCTCGAAAAGTGGGCGGCCGTACAAAGCGAGCGCTTCCAGGAAATGGTGCCGCGCCTGTTTCACACCGAGCTGGAGGCGGTGTACGAGGAAAAGAACCGGGGCCTGGACTCCGACTTCAACAAGGAGTTTGAGGCGCTGAACGCCAGCCTCTACCCTACTCATCCGTACGGTACCCAAACCACCATTGGCACAATTGAGCACCTGCAAAACCCGTCGATAACCGAGATTAAGAAATACTTCGGCCAGTATTACGTGCCGAATAATATCGCCCTCTGCCTGAGCGGCGATTTGGATTACGACCAGACCATCCGGCTGATTGACAAGTATTTCGGTGACCTGAAGAGCAAGCCGGTACCGACGTTTGTTGCGCCGGTGGAGAAGCCAATAACTGCCCCCATCGTGAAGGAGGTAATCGGGCCGCAGTCGGAAAACGTGATGCTGGGCTACCGCCTGCCCGGCAAGGCCACCCGCGACGCCCTGCGCCTGCGGATGCTGGATAAAATCCTGACCAACGGCCAGGCCGGACTGGTCGACCTCGACCTGAACCAGCAGCAGCGGGTGCTGAATTCGGCCACTTTTGCCGACCTCAACGACGACTACTCGACGCACGTGCTCTACGGCACGCCGCGCCAGGGCCAGAAGCTGGAAGAGGTCCGTACACTACTACTGGGCGAGCTGGAAAAGGTGAAGCGCGGCGACTTTCCTGACTGGCTTATTCCGGCCATCGTCAACAACGACAAGCTGACGCGCACCAAGAGCTACGAGAGCAACGAGGCCCGCGCCTCGGCGCTCTACGAATCGTTTATCGAGCGCGTGAGCTGGGCCGACTACCTCAAGCAAAACGAGGACTTTGCCACCATCACGAAGGCCGAAGTCATTAAGTTTGCCAACGACAACTACAGCCAGAACTACGTAACCGTATTTAAGCGCACCGGCCAAGACTCAAATAAGGTGAAGGTGGTGAAGCCGGCCATCACGCCGGTGCCGGCCAACCGCGACGCGGCGTCGGCCTACTACACGGAGATAGCGAAGCTGCCCAGCACTGAATTAAAGCCGGTGTTTGTGGATTACAAGAAGGACATTCAAACGGCTGAAATAAAGCCCGGCCTGCCGCTCTACTACACGAAGAATAGCGAAAACGGACTATTCAGCCTGTTCTATGCTATCGACCTCGGCAACAATAATAATCCGCTGCTCGACGTAGCCACGGACTACCTGCAGTACCTGGGCACCGGCCAGTACTCGGCGGCGCAATTGCAGCAGGAGTTTTACAAGCTGGGCTGCTCGTTTGCCGTTAGCAGCAGCCAGGACCGCGTGCTTATCAGCCTCAGCGGGCTCGATAGCAACCTGGAGCCGGCCATGACGCTGTTTGAGCAGCTGCTCAACAACCCGCGGCCCGACGCGGCGGCCCTCAAAAACCAGGTAGCCGGTATTTTGAAGCAGCGCCAGGATGCCAAGCTCAACAAGGCAGTGATTCTAAATCAGGCCATGCTAAGCTACGCCAAGTATGGCCCACGCAATCCGTTTACCAATAATGTGCCCGAGGCGCAGTTGAAAGCACTAAAGCCGGAGCAGTTGACGGCGCTGCTGAAATCGCTGCCGACGTACCAGCATCGGGTGCTGTATTATGGGCCGCGCGAGATTGCCAGCATTACGAATGTGGTACGTTATGAGCACCTTACGCCCGCTACCCTCAAGCCTACCCCACCCGCTAAAGACTTTGCCGAGCAACCTTTGAAGGAGAAAAAAGTCTATTGGGTCGATTACAAGATGGTGCAGGCTGAAATCCTGTTTCTGACCAAGGGCGATATCTACGACCGCACAATGGCGCCCACCGTGGCGCTCTACAACGAGTACTTCGGCGGCGGCATGGGCAGCATCGTGTTTCAGGATTTGCGCGAGAGCAAGGCGTTGGCCTATTCGGCCATGTCGCGCTACGCGAACGCCGACAAGACGGGCCGCTCCAACTACATCCTCAGCTACATCGGCACGCAGAGCGACAAGCTGCCCGAGGCCATGGCCGGCATGGAAGGCTTGCTCACCGACATGCCCCTGGCCGATGCCAACCTAGCCATCGCTAAGCAGAGCATCCGCAACAGCATCGCCACCGACCGCATTACCCACGAAGGTGTGCTACTCAGCTACGAGCGCGCCCGCCGGCTAGGCCTCGACTACGACCTGCGCCGCGACGTGTACGACCAAACCCAAAACATGACGTTTGCCGAATTGCAGAAATTTCAGCAGGCTAAAATTCGGGGCCAAAACCAGGTTATCCTGGTTATCGGCTCCAAAGACCGGCTGAATTTCAAGGAGCTGGCCAAGTACGGCACCGTCCAGCAGCTTACCCTGAAAGAGATTTTTGGGTATTGA
- a CDS encoding TolC family protein, with product MRNRNLVKSLAAAGLALAAAACKVPQFAERNASRSLPATYSNSPQDTTSTAKVRWQEFFTDPGLKALIDTALQHNQELNITLQEIQIARNEIQARKGEYLPSVSLGARTALDRTSRYTIQGATEDQINIRPDRRNPDPLGDFQLGAFASWEVDIWHKLRNARKSAATRYLASVEGKNFMVTNLIAEIATSYYELLALDNQLLILQQNIEIQRNALQVVRQEKESARVTELAVKRFEAQIQNTTARQFTIQQRITETENRINFLVGRFPQPVVRNDQSFNDLVPKTIQAGVPAQLLSNRPDIRQAEQNLVAAKLDVQIARANFYPSLGIDAGVGFEAFKPGLLFTTPGSLLYSLAGDLSAPLINRNGIKALYASANALQLQAVYNYERTVLNAYIEVANQLSNIGNLEKSYDAKLKEVQTLNQSIRISNSLFKSVRADYTEVLFTQRDALESKFDLTETKMQQLNATVNIYRALGGGWN from the coding sequence ATGCGTAACAGAAATTTAGTTAAAAGCCTGGCTGCTGCTGGCCTGGCGCTGGCAGCAGCGGCTTGCAAAGTGCCGCAGTTTGCTGAGCGCAACGCGAGCCGCAGCCTGCCGGCCACCTACAGCAACAGCCCCCAGGATACGACCAGCACCGCTAAAGTGCGGTGGCAGGAGTTTTTTACCGACCCCGGCCTGAAAGCGCTGATTGATACCGCTCTGCAACACAATCAGGAGCTGAACATCACGCTGCAGGAAATCCAGATTGCCCGCAACGAGATACAGGCCCGCAAGGGGGAGTACCTGCCTTCCGTTTCGCTCGGGGCGCGCACCGCCCTCGACCGTACCAGTCGGTACACGATTCAGGGAGCTACGGAAGACCAAATCAACATTCGGCCCGACCGTCGGAATCCCGACCCGCTCGGCGATTTTCAACTGGGGGCCTTTGCCAGCTGGGAGGTCGATATCTGGCATAAGCTCCGCAACGCCCGCAAGTCGGCGGCTACCCGGTACCTGGCTTCCGTTGAAGGTAAAAACTTCATGGTGACCAATCTGATTGCCGAGATTGCCACCTCGTATTATGAGCTGCTGGCCCTTGATAACCAGCTGCTTATTTTGCAGCAGAATATCGAGATTCAGCGCAATGCGCTGCAGGTGGTGCGCCAGGAAAAGGAATCGGCGCGGGTAACTGAGCTGGCCGTTAAACGCTTTGAAGCCCAGATACAAAACACCACCGCCCGGCAGTTCACCATTCAGCAGCGCATTACCGAAACCGAAAACCGGATTAACTTCCTGGTCGGCCGGTTTCCGCAGCCGGTGGTACGCAACGACCAGTCGTTTAATGATTTGGTGCCCAAAACCATTCAGGCTGGCGTGCCCGCCCAGCTATTGAGCAACCGCCCGGACATCCGGCAGGCCGAACAAAACCTGGTAGCCGCCAAGCTGGACGTGCAGATAGCCCGCGCCAACTTTTATCCTTCGCTGGGTATCGACGCGGGCGTGGGCTTTGAAGCTTTCAAGCCGGGCCTGCTGTTCACCACGCCCGGCTCCCTGCTCTATTCGCTGGCCGGCGACCTGTCCGCTCCCCTGATTAACCGCAACGGCATTAAGGCGCTATATGCCAGTGCCAATGCCCTCCAGCTCCAAGCTGTGTACAATTACGAGCGCACGGTGCTCAACGCGTACATTGAGGTAGCCAATCAGCTCTCAAATATCGGCAACCTCGAAAAAAGCTACGACGCGAAGCTGAAAGAAGTGCAGACGCTTAACCAATCCATCCGGATTTCAAACAGCCTCTTCAAGTCGGTGCGCGCCGACTACACCGAAGTGCTGTTCACCCAGCGCGATGCCTTGGAATCTAAATTCGACCTGACCGAAACCAAGATGCAGCAGCTCAATGCCACCGTTAATATCTACCGCGCCCTGGGCGGCGGCTGGAATTAG
- a CDS encoding SDR family oxidoreductase — protein sequence MAQTVFITGTSTGIGAATVRLFAAHGWQVAATMRNPADAKFDGLAGVRVYALDVTDPASVKQAVAQAQHDFGRLDVLINNAGYGLVGPFETATYAQIQQQFATNMFGVFAVTQAVLPGMRAQQAGVIITITSVGGRTAFPMNSLYHATKFGLDGFSESLWYELAPFGIQVKVVAPGGVATDFAGRSLHMTADPADEANPYAGQMRAVLDAFSSRGGAASQPEQIAEVIYEAATDGKAQLRYIAGADAQGLLGAKAQMAEADFMKMIQQNFGV from the coding sequence ATGGCTCAGACAGTTTTCATAACTGGAACTTCGACCGGTATCGGCGCGGCCACCGTTCGGCTTTTTGCTGCGCACGGCTGGCAAGTGGCCGCTACCATGCGCAACCCCGCCGACGCGAAGTTTGACGGCCTGGCCGGCGTGCGGGTGTATGCCCTCGACGTAACCGACCCGGCTTCCGTGAAGCAGGCAGTGGCGCAGGCCCAGCACGATTTTGGCCGCCTCGATGTGCTCATCAACAACGCTGGCTATGGCTTGGTGGGGCCTTTTGAAACCGCGACCTATGCCCAGATTCAGCAGCAGTTTGCCACCAATATGTTTGGCGTATTTGCCGTTACGCAGGCCGTGCTGCCCGGTATGCGGGCGCAGCAGGCCGGTGTCATCATCACTATTACCTCGGTGGGTGGGCGCACGGCGTTTCCTATGAACTCGCTCTACCACGCCACCAAGTTCGGGCTCGATGGCTTTTCGGAGTCGCTCTGGTACGAGCTGGCTCCCTTTGGGATTCAGGTGAAAGTAGTAGCGCCGGGCGGCGTGGCTACTGACTTTGCCGGCCGCTCGCTGCACATGACCGCCGACCCTGCCGACGAAGCTAACCCCTACGCCGGGCAGATGCGTGCCGTGCTCGATGCCTTTAGCAGCCGGGGCGGGGCCGCCTCGCAGCCCGAGCAGATTGCTGAGGTTATCTACGAAGCTGCCACCGATGGTAAAGCGCAGTTGCGCTACATTGCCGGGGCCGATGCCCAGGGGTTATTGGGGGCAAAGGCCCAGATGGCCGAAGCCGATTTTATGAAAATGATTCAGCAAAATTTCGGCGTGTAA